agtctgaaacatttgaaaagttcaaagaatttcagagtgaagttgaaatcatcgtaacaagaaaataaagtttatacgatctgattgtggaggagaatatttgagttacgagtttggtctacatttgaaacaatgcggaatagtttcgcaactcacgccacccggaacaccacagcgtaatggtgtgtccaaacgtcgtaatcgtactttactagatatggtgcgatctatgatgtctcttacagatttaccgctatcgttttggggttatgctttagagacggctgcattcacgttaaatagggcaccattgaaatccgttgagacgacgccttatgaactgtggtttggtaagaaaccaaagttgtcgtttatgaaagtttggggctgcgatgcttatgtgaaaaagcttcaacctgataagctcgaacccaaatcggagaaatgtgtcttcataggatacccaaaggaaactgttgggtacaccttctatcacagatccgaaggcaagactttcgttgctaagaatgtatcctttctagagaaggagtttctctcgaaagaagtgagtgggaggaaagtagaacttgatgaggtaactgtacctgctcccttattggaaagtagtacatcacagaaaccgtttctgtgacacctacaccaattagtgaggaagctaatgataatgatcatgaaacttcagatcaagttactaccgaacctcgtagatcaaccagaataagatctgcaccagagtggtacggtaatcctgttctggaagtcatgctactagatcatcatgaacctacgaactatgaagaagcgatggtgagcccagattccgcaaaatggctagaagccatgaaatctgagatgggatccatgtatgagaacaaagtgtggactttggttgacttgccggtTGATcgtcaagcaattgagaataaatggatcttcaagaagaagactgacgctgacggtaatgttactgtctacaaagctcgacttgttgcaaaaggttttcgacaagttcaagggattgactatgatgagaccttctcacctgtagcaatgcttaagtctgtccggatcatgttagcaattgccacattttatgattatgaaatttggcaaatggatgttaaaactgcattcctgaatggatttctggaagaagagttgtatatgatgcaaccagaaggttttgtcgatccaaagggagctaataaagtgtgaaagctccagcgatccatttatggactggtgcaagcctctcggagttggaataaacgctttgatagtgtgatcaaagcatttggttttgtacagacttttggagaagcctgtatttacaagaaagtgagtgggagctctgtagcatttctgatattatatgtggatgacatattattgattggaaatgatatagaatttctggatagcataaagggatatttgaataagattttttcaatgaaagacctctgtgaagctacttacatattaggcattaagatctatagagatagatcaagacgcttaattggactttcacaaagcacataccttgacaaagttttgaagaagttcaaaatggatcaggcaaagaaagggttcttgtctgtgttacaaggtgtgaagttgagtaagactcaatgtccgaccaccgcagaagatagagagaaaatgaaagatgttccctatgcttcagccataggctctatcatgtatacaatgctgtgtaccagacctaatgtgtgccttgctataagtctagcagggaggcaccaaagtaatcctggagtggatcactggacaacggtcaagaacatcctgaagtacctgaaaaggactaaggatatgtttctcatatatggaggtgacaaagagctcatgtaaatggttacgttgatgcaagctttgacactgatccgaatgattcaaaatcgcaaaccggatacgtgtttatattgaacggtggagctgtcagttggtgcagttctaaacaaagcttcatggcgggatctacatgtgaagcggagtacatagctgcttcggaagcagcaaatgaaggactctggatgaaggagttcatatccgatctaggtgtcatacctagtgcatcgggtccgatgaaaatcttttgtgacaatactggtgcaattgccttggctaaggaatccagattttacaagagaaccaagcacatcaagagacgcttcaattccattcgggatttagtccaagtgggagacatagaaatttgcaagatacatacggatctgaatgttgcagacccgctgactaagcctcttccacgagcaaaacatgatcagcaccaaggctccatgggtgttagaatcattactatgtaatctagattattgactctagtgcaagtgggagactgaaggaaatatgccctagaggcaataataaagttattatttatttccttatatcatgataaatgtttattattcatgctagaattgtattaaccggaaacataatacatgtgtgaatacataaacaaacagagtgtcactagtatgcctctacttgactagctcgttgatcaaagatggttatgtttcctagccatagacatgaattgtcatttgattaatggggtcacatcattaggacaatgatgtgattgacttgactcattccattagcttagcacttgattgtttagtttgttgctattgctttcttcataacttatacatgttcctatgactacgagattatgcaactcctgtttaccggagaaacactttgtgtgctaccaaatgtcacaacgtaactgggtgattataaaggtgctctacaggtgtctccgaaggtacttgttgggttggcgtatttcgatattaggatttgtcactctgattgtcggagaggtatctctgggccctctcagtaatgcacatcacttaagccttgcaagcattgcaactaataagttagttgcgggatgatgtattacggaacgagtaaagagacttgacggtaacgagattgaactaggtattgagataccgacgatcgaatctcggacaagtaacataccgatgacaaagggaacaacatgtgttgttatgcggtctgaccgataaagatcttcgtagaatatgtaggagccaatatgagcatccaggttccgctattggttattgaccagagacatgtctcggtcatgtctacattgttctcgaacccgtagggtccgcacgcttaatgttacgatgacattttcattatgagtttatatattttgatgtaccgaaaggttgttcggagtcccggatatgatcaaggacatgacgaggagtctcgaaatggtcgagacatgaagattgatatattggaagcctatgtttggacatcggaagtgttccgggtgaaatcggcattttaccggagtactgggaagttaccggaaccccccggtaacctaatgggccttaatgggcctagtggaggaagtggagaggaggccaaggggcagtNNNNNNNNNNNNNNNNNNNNNNNNNNNNNNNNNNNNNNNNNNNNNNNNNNNNNNNNNNNNNNNNNNNNNNNNNNNNNNNNNNNNNNNNNNNNNNNNNNNNNNNNNNNNNNNNNNNNNNNNNNNNNNNNNNNNNNNNNNNNNNNNNNNNNNNNNNNNNNNNNNNNNNNNNNNNNNNNNNNNNNNNNNNNNNNNNNNNNNNNNNNNNNNNNNNNNNNNNNNNNNNNNNNNNNNNNNNNNNNNNNNNNNNNNNNNNNNNNNNNNNNNNNNNNNNNNNNNNNNNNNNNNNNNNNNNNNNNNNNNNNNcatggaaagggggggagtcctactcccaggaggagtaggactcctcctggcgcgccccttgcctagccgcacctcctcccccttgctcctttatatacaggggcagggggggcaccccagagacacaacagttgatcattgatctcttaaccgtgtgcagtgcccccctccaccgtagtcctcgataatattgtagcggtgcttaggtgaagcctggcgacagtagaacatcaagatcgtcaccacgccgtcgtgctgacggaactcttccccgacattctgctggatcggagtccggggatcgtcatcgagctaaacgtgtgctagaactcggaggtgccgtagtttcggtgcttgatcggttggatcgtgaagacgtacgactacttcctctacgtcgtgtcaacgcttccgcagtcagtctgcgtaggtacgtagacaacactctcccctctcgttgctatgcatcaccatgatcttgcgtgtgcgtaggaaaattttgaaattactacgttccccaaaatccGGGAGCTCACCTCCATTAAGAAAGTCCAAAACTGCTGGTACAACGTCATCTTTCAACAAATTCCAATGGCGTTGAAAAAACCCAACAGTAAACCCATCCACCCCTGGTGACTTTGACGGCGCCATTTGAAACAGAGCGACTTTAATCTCTTCCTCAGTGTACGGTTTCTGCAGCTCCTGATTCATAGTGTCCGTAACACGATTAGGAACAAAGTCCAGTAATTCATCCATTTGCTGGAATCCCTGCGATGTGTACAGAGCTTGGTAAAAAGCCTGAACTTCAGCTCGATCCTCTTCCACATCTGCACACTTTGAGCCGTCTGCCCTCTCAAGACGCTCGATTTTATTCATACGCTTCCGTTGAGCAGCTTGGGCCTGAAAATAGCCTGTATTTCTATCACCCTCACGGAGCCATGAGACTCGAGATCTCTGCCTGACCCAAATCTCTTCTTGTTTTAGAGCCAGCCGCAGCTGTTTTGTAACTGCTCGCTCTTCCTTCGTCGGTCCCCTGCCAACGGATTGGGCCCTGAGGCGAACAAGTTTCTCACGCAATTTACGAACTTTTCGCGACAAGGACCCAAACTCCCGCGCCCCCCACGCCGACAAGTTTCCTTGCAGCGCGTTGAGAGCTTGAGCAATGCCCTGTAAACCCTGGCCTCCCGCACCTCACTGCCAATTGTCAATGACCAACTTATCATAGTCGACGTGCGTCTGCCAAACATCCTCGTACCTGAAGGGCTTCGGCCCTCTAGGAACTGACGAAACAGAATGCTCACAGACATCCACAAAGACAAAGATGTGGTCTAACTCCATTGCAACAATATGACGAACCTTGATATATTCAAACATATTTATGAAAGATAGATTTCCAAAGGCCCTATCAAGCCGCGCTTTCACATTCGCTCTTCCCGATTGCCTATTATCCCAAGTATACTCCACCCCCGACCATCCAAGATCCGTGAGTGAGCAATGATCCGTCACTTCCCGAAATGCCCGCATCTGCCATTCCGAGCGTAGTGACACAGAAAAGTGTTCTGAGCCAAATAAGGTTTCATTGAAATCACCAATGCACATCCAAGCCTCATGTTGGATCTCAAACAATGTCCTCAAAAAATGCCAACTATGATGCATGTCCTCAGTTTGTGGCGCTCCATAGAACCCTGTCACTCGCCAAGTCCTCCCATCATCACCCTTTCACCTAATCATAACATCAATATGACAGGAACTATAATTCTTTAGCTCAACGTCAAAGTCTTGAGACCAAAACAAGCCGATCCCACCACTGAGACCCACGCTATCTACTGCGAAACAACCCGCAAAACCAAGGTGGCTCTGTAGTCTTTCCACTCTTACTGCCGAAATTTTGGTCTCCATCAGAAACAGAAGACCGGGACCTTCTTGCTTCACAATGCTGTGAAGCTCACCAACTGCcccggggttcccaagcccccggcagttccagctgAGGCAACTCATTGTCCCCGGCAGGGCTGACTCGCAGCCGCTGCCGAACTATCCGAATTTGTTGGTGTTGGTTTCTTCTTTTTTGGTCCCCTGATCTCACCATCCCTAGAGTCGGAACCTCTCTCTGAAAGTTGTCCGCTAACTGAACCCTTTGGATCAGCATCCTCATCTGCTACATGTTCAGAGTTCATTAACAGCGGCATCTCAACTTTCCGGTACACCTGTTTGCAGGGGCGTAGCTATAGGGTGGCCAGGGTGGGCTGCGTCCCACCCTGGGATTTTTTATCAgcctatatatacctatggattTTTTGCCGGGCCAGAGAAAAAATGGCCCAATATCACTTACCTGTTGGCCCTCGTCCAGATCGAGCCGAGGACTGCATCGAGCAGAACTAGGCAACCAGTCGCCTCCTGCCCTTGTCCCGACTCCCGAGTCCCGATGCCGGACGCCCTCGCCATCGCCAGCTCGCCGCCCTCGCTGGTCGCTGGCCGGAGCCCAACCGCCGAGGATGATCCCTGCTTCCTTTCCCTCCCCACCTGCGAGTTGTGTGCACGTGCGCTCTGCCCTACACGGTTGCAGCGCTGCTCCCCTATCTCCGCCCGCTTGACGCCCCTGCAAAGCCGGGGGCGGCCGCCCAGTGCCCCGGTGCCCAAGTCCGGCGGCAGCAACATAGTCTTTTTTCAACTTCCCAATTTCTGATTTAAGGTATGAACTACCCAATTTCTGATTTAGGTTTTTATGTGCTATGCTACCAGTAGATGAACCTAACACATGCATAATTTTGCTCATCATTTTTTACCCCAAATAGCTTTAATTGAAAATATTAGTGTGTTTCCAAGACAATATTGATCTATTTCTATGTGATATTGGTAATTACttagaacaaaaaaaaattctaagATCCATATGGTCTTAGAACACAATAAAATTTTGCACATCTTAGAAATTTTAGTGTGGTTCTAAGCCCATATTGATCTATTTCTAAGACAAAAAGCTTTAATTGAAACAGTGTCATATTTCTTATCAAAAAAAATTGTGGGGTTGGGGGGCGGACCACCCTGTTCTCAattgctagctccgccactgcctgTTTGGGACCATGAGGTCCTCCCTTCCTCTTATTTTGATAATCTATAGATTTTACCGGAGAGTTAACCTCCGTCCCTTTTTCTGCAGCCGACGTGGAGTTGCGAGTTTCAGCTCTGTTATCATGTGTTCTTGTCTGCTCCCTCGACGAACTTTCACTCGAGGTTGTTTTCCTCCACTCTTCAGGGGCACGCAAACCCTTCCCAAACGGCAGATTGCCATTTGCATCTCTGACACCCGGCGTTGGACAATGAAGATCTGAATGGCCCAGCCGTCCACACGAGAAACAGAAATGAGGGACATTCTCGTATTGTATGTCATACGGGTCCATACGCTTTCTCCTCTTTGATTCAATCAAAATCCATCTCCTCAAGGGTTTATCAACATCAATAGTCACTCTTGCCCTTAGGTATCCTGCTGCCTGATCAAACTGCACCGAAGTAGCCTGTCGATCAATTTGCTTTGCAATCTCCGCTCTCCATTTGTTCCTCAGATTAAAGGGGAGATTAATAACCCTAGCCCACAACTGGAGCTTGTCAAACCTCAACTCCGATGGCCTCATGCATTCATCAAACTCCGAAAGAATCATTGCATTTTTACTCACATGCCAATGGGCTCCTTCCCACACATGATCTCTATCTCTCTGTATCGCAAATTCAGCCACAAAGATGTTTTCCCCAACAGGATTAAAGAGCAGCCCTTTTGGGTTGCCCCATGCCGGATGAAGTGCATTGGAGATAGTTTGGAGATGGAGAGTGTTTCGGTGAAGGACCTTCCCAGCCAACATCCACTTCTCCCCGACTTCTTCCTCACGATCGTCGAGCACCAGCGGCGTAGCCTCCTCTTCTGAGATCTCCAGTTTTCCCATGGCCTCCGCTAACTTTGCCCTAGCCGCCCCTGGCGACACGGGCCTTTCCTCCCTGCTGCGATCCGTGGACGCTGACATCCCTCGATCAAATCACCGTCGCCCCGCCGATGGAGATCGGCGTGCGCCGCCAGGATCCACCCTCAAACCCTAATCGCCTCTAAACGAGAGCTCCAGGTTTTTCGGAGGAAAACTTTTCCTTATTGATTCATTAGATACATTCATTTTGTCCTATCTATTCCCTTCGTTTTAAATTACTTGtcacaggtatggatgtatctaaatgtattttagttctaaatacatccattttgcgatgagtaatttgaaacggaggagTAAAAATATTTCGGTACGAAGGAAGTAGTCAAGGGTCAAATAAAAAAAAGTCTAGCATCTAGTGTGGCAGTAGGCAGTAGCACACACTTCGAAAGACGACAGCAACAGTAAAGCGATCGATTTGTACTACACACGCGCCATGTGCAGGCGTGAGCCGAGAACGAGCAGCAGCCATGTGGCCTCCCTTCCTAGAAAAGACATGTGCAGATGTGATTTCTCTCGATCGGTCAAAATCCTTCCGGAAAGGAGCTGCGCCGCTTTGCAATGCAGGCCCAGGCCCACGGCCACACATGCCCAGCCCGTGCCAGGATCAAACGCCCGTTTCGGACCAGAAACGAGCAAAGCGAAAACGAAAGGCCGCACGGTGACGAACAGATCTCCGGTCcatttttttcttctccttttctcGTCAAATGGAAGTAATTCTGATGGTACAAGATGAGGTCAATCTACACTAGTGGAACTAAACGCAGGACTCTTTTTTTCCCTTCCTTTTTTCTACCTTTGCTAGAACCTAAAACAGGCCCTTAAACCCACACGGCAAGTGGTCTGCTTCTCAACACATTAGCAATAGAACTGGATATTAGATGACGACGACAACAACAGAAGAAACAAGAACAGGAAGAAAAATGATTGGAACACTCCCTCCTCCTGGCTGAAAAATAGACAAGGAGTGTAGCATGGGGAATTCTCTACCAGCCATGATATGCCTCAGAACCTTTTTTTTCCCGGTCATTGAAAACATTTCTCACGGGAAGACAGCTCCAAGGCTCTTGTTCTCCGCTTGACCGACCAACGGAGAGGAGCTTCCAGGATGATTGACCATCTATCAGTGCTCCGCGCAGCAATTTATTGTCGCTCGATTTGGATGTAGCTTCCGTCCAGATGCGCCCATCCTGTCATCAGCCTGCCGCGGCGACGCTGCTCGTCTGCTCCTCGCTTCTCTTGCCTGTATCATCAAGCATCGCGGCGGTGACCTTGTTGCTCTGTTCCTCGCTTCTGTTTGATGCATCAAGATCTGCTGCAACACCATTGCTCCCCTCACTTGTCTTGGCTGTATCAACATCTGCTGCAACCACTTTGCTCTGCTCACTTGTCTTGGTTGTATCAAGATCTGCCGCATCCACGTTGCTCTGCTTCTGACCTGTCTTGGCTGTATCAACATCTGCCGGATCCACATTGATCTGCTTCTGACTTGTCTTGGCTGTATCAACATCTGTTGTAACATCGTTGCTCTGCTCCTCGTTTCTCTTGGCATTATGATGCTCTACGTTACATGCAGATTGAGCTTGCTTTTCAGACTCTGACGGTTTCTCATCCTTCGGCTGAAAAGATAACTTAAATCAAACGACGTTGTAAAATTGTGACCCTCTATCATCGATCATGAACAAAGAATCATATTATCATCAATTTATGGTCATTCAACAGGTAAATCTAGTTATTTTAAGTCCAGAAATACGACAAACTAAAACTGGGTATCCTTTCCTGTTATTATTAGGCTTTCCATGATACCACAAAGTGAAAGTGCAAATGGCAAACGGGCATATCACTATACGGAGGTAATAAGATTTATCAAAGCGTGCGTTTAATAACAAGACACACACTGCCTTGACAAAGTAAATGCAGCAGTTCGCTATATACCGTGAGGTGATCCAATGATGTAGTAAGCGGCTTGCCTCTTCTGTCCTGCATTACTTTCTGCCTATTCTCATAGAAGTCAAAGTCATCCAATATTGACGTTTTGCATGAAAAGTTCTTGAAAATGTTCAGCATCTCTGCACCTTGTAGGAACTTGACCTGGGATTCAGTCGTCCAGTTATGAGTCCAAACTTATAAAATAAAATATCAGTAATAAAGTGTGAGTAATGCATAGTGGGCATAAGAGAATATCCAGAATAAAATTAAACATTAACTGATCATTAAAAGAATGCACCAGAGAGAAGCATGGACAATAACTTAAAAAGCTGCACTTGTTGTAATGTTACCAGCATTCTATTTCCATGACAAAGAACATGAGGAATCAAGTGAAGGTGGTAAGGAAATAGGTTAACAATTTTGTAAGTAGGTGAAACATTCATTACAAATTAAGTCATTTGTTGCACAGTGCGCAAATAGGATTGTATGTTCTCCAGCAAGAAGAATGACGGGGGAAAACAAAATGAAACTTATGTACCAACAAATTTATTCGGATGTTTTCAAGATAATTGACCAACAGAGATCTAAATTCTAGCTCTGATAATACCGGGATTCTCTAGTTAGATGGTGGAAGCAATACCTCTTGAGTGTCCCTGCTGTTTGTAACAGGCTTGTTCTCATTATTCTCCAATATTATGTGTCGAAATTGAGGATTAGGCACATCCTTGATAATGTGCCATTTTACTGGGAAGAATCCATTCCACTTGTCCTGTTGCCAGAAGTTCATACTCTTGTTGAAATCTACTGGGCCAAGCATCTCAGCCACACCACAGAACTGACCACTAGCATTAACCTGGTCATTATAGTATAACAGTTAATAGAGCAAACAACCACAAATTTATctaataccaatataaaaagacccaaaggggcagatccaattaatctcgaccatcaaatcatgtcaatccaacgacctagactgcttcaatgtcaagcgctcaacatgtttagcgtgcagttaatttcatgccaaaaatagtgctaatcacataataacacgcaaataatatcctacttaatatccgcatgcacttaatatacttccaaattaacgtgcattgcacgtacacattgactagtcatAATGAAACAAGCATCTCAGCCACACCACAGAACTGACTACTATTTTCTACTATATGTATAATGCTCAAAAAAAATATAATGACCTGGAAATACTTTTTGAGACAAATCTACAAATATGATTTCTAAATTTTCCAAACAAAATATTTAAAACAATATTGACGGTCAAATCTATAAAATTGACTGAAGTTATGTCCAAGATGTAACTTTTTCGTGAACTGGAGGAAGTAGGTGGAATGAAAAAACGAAACAAAGAGCCTAATTCAATGAACCAGAGAAACAAAATAATCAAATTGGATGCACTCGCACATCATTATCACAAATATAAACAAAGCAGCATGTCTTACCGAGGCACACTAAATATAAAACTTACGTACTCAATAATAGTCAGATacaacaaaaacaaagaaaaaaatgatTGAATATCACACTACTCTGATGATATTCAGGATAAAATGCTTGAGGAATAAGTACTTACAGAAAAGAAGAGGAAAACAGGGCATTTGGTTCCTTTTCCTGCCATTCTTTCTTGTGCAATTTTATAGGCATTGTCAAGCCTTTTGTTTCCATTAGGAGTACTTGCCCAAACATTGTACTTGATACTCTTGTGAATATCATCTTCACTATAAGATTTAATCACGAAGAATAAAGCTTGCTCATACTTCGTAACAAAATCAGGAAGATTATATGAATCTCTTCTTACTGCAACAAGTGAAGGTATGTCATCGTTAACCTCTTGTACACCCGACAAGCCAAAACGATCTGCTCCTGGGCTCAAACTGTTTTTTGAGTCATCGTTGGGTTTATCTGATACGTCACGGTCACCAAATTCATTTAGCTTGCTCCTGGCCTTCAGCTTCTCATTCCCGTTGCAGTTTCTACCACTTTCATTCAAATTAATGCCTTTACTTTGATAAAAGCTTCCTTTCCCTTGGTTAGTATGCGCCACAAACTTGCTAGACGGAAGATGCCCTTTTGTTATGGAAGCACCAGATGCCTAGCATAACAAAAAGCATATAAACTTATAAGTTTCCTACTTTATGCTCAGAAGAGTAGTTTGTCCTGTTTTACAG
The Triticum dicoccoides isolate Atlit2015 ecotype Zavitan chromosome 3A, WEW_v2.0, whole genome shotgun sequence genome window above contains:
- the LOC119268815 gene encoding YTH domain-containing protein ECT4-like, whose product is MEPKPNTALARKPIEEAVDNLTIDASTKASNGNLPAAKDVSSSDAISCISSADAASTAAKDAEMNQVTYMGDQGMCYYGYYYPGSFGGWDENSYYAGSNGLEMQPTVVQAENGSYLCYVPGYENGYTAYSPVVPGNGVDGQYVSKEPYYSAVVPVQDPSTPGMYAQPIAYGPELVPAYTWDPYVLLDGVQGHPVGVHQTNYPTRSNYPSNKHVVPSSKASRSTKYASGTTKGSSSAVDTVPTSANNHPSSKFANKASGASITKGHLPSSKFVAHTNQGKGSFYQSKGINLNESGRNCNGNEKLKARSKLNEFGDRDVSDKPNDDSKNSLSPGADRFGLSGVQEVNDDIPSLVAVRRDSYNLPDFVTKYEQALFFVIKSYSEDDIHKSIKYNVWASTPNGNKRLDNAYKIAQERMAGKGTKCPVFLFFSVNASGQFCGVAEMLGPVDFNKSMNFWQQDKWNGFFPVKWHIIKDVPNPQFRHIILENNENKPVTNSRDTQEVKFLQGAEMLNIFKNFSCKTSILDDFDFYENRQKVMQDRRGKPLTTSLDHLTPKDEKPSESEKQAQSACNVEHHNAKRNEEQSNDVTTDVDTAKTSQKQINVDPADVDTAKTGQKQSNVDAADLDTTKTSEQSKVVAADVDTAKTSEGSNGVAADLDASNRSEEQSNKVTAAMLDDTGKRSEEQTSSVAAAG